The following proteins are co-located in the Patescibacteria group bacterium genome:
- a CDS encoding sugar transferase, giving the protein MKRIDLAFAALFVPLDYLMLLLAGTAAYALRFAPVFTAFRPVTFELSFSEFLALVLPIAAIYILVFSLSGLYNIRPRSIPGEAVRVIVASAASIAVVLAIAFFSRELFDSRFIVLAAWVFSVVFLLVERLSLRLLQRTLRRFGYGVQYVAVIGKTKNANELVAYFGEHRALGYVTSYHTAHFNNDTADRLKRLKNENKLDLILLANTEAERSEVTSIKTFSDVEHTSFMYTADLFPGSTLRPIVFTFGGSPVIEVPKTPLDGWGAIYKRSFDIMVSLLLIIATLPLQLLIGLAIFIENPGPIFFTIKRVGMRGKPFPFMKFRSMIKNAHKLRFDPKFIEKYGNEREGTPLFKLADDPRVTRVGRFIRKWSLDEIPQFYAVFAGSMSLVGPRPHLPEEVARYKPGERRVLTIKPGISGLSQISGRANLDFEDEVRLDMYYIENWSPWLDLIILIKTPIAVLFRKGAY; this is encoded by the coding sequence ATGAAGCGTATAGATTTGGCTTTTGCCGCTCTCTTTGTTCCACTCGACTATCTCATGCTTCTTTTAGCTGGGACGGCTGCCTATGCCTTGCGTTTTGCACCGGTGTTCACGGCCTTCAGACCAGTTACCTTTGAACTTAGCTTCAGCGAGTTTTTAGCTCTCGTCCTCCCGATTGCCGCCATTTATATCCTGGTTTTTTCGCTCTCCGGCCTTTATAACATCCGACCCCGAAGTATTCCGGGCGAAGCGGTTCGCGTCATCGTAGCTTCTGCGGCAAGCATTGCCGTGGTTCTCGCTATTGCCTTCTTCTCGCGTGAACTCTTTGATTCTCGATTTATTGTGCTCGCAGCCTGGGTGTTTTCGGTTGTCTTTCTACTCGTCGAGCGGCTCTCGCTCCGCCTACTCCAACGGACACTGCGGCGATTCGGCTATGGCGTGCAATACGTTGCGGTGATCGGCAAGACGAAGAATGCAAATGAACTCGTAGCCTACTTCGGAGAGCATCGTGCGCTCGGGTATGTAACAAGCTACCACACAGCGCACTTCAATAACGACACAGCAGATCGTCTAAAACGATTGAAAAATGAAAACAAACTCGATCTTATTCTTCTTGCGAATACTGAGGCCGAGCGGTCAGAAGTTACTTCGATCAAAACTTTTTCTGATGTAGAGCATACGTCCTTCATGTACACGGCTGATTTGTTCCCTGGCAGCACGCTCCGGCCGATTGTCTTTACCTTCGGCGGCAGCCCCGTGATCGAGGTGCCAAAGACCCCACTCGATGGCTGGGGTGCAATCTACAAGCGAAGCTTCGACATCATGGTATCGCTTCTCCTCATCATCGCTACCCTCCCCCTACAACTCTTGATCGGGCTCGCCATCTTCATCGAGAACCCGGGGCCGATTTTCTTCACCATCAAGCGCGTGGGTATGCGTGGAAAACCGTTCCCATTCATGAAGTTTCGCTCGATGATCAAGAACGCACATAAGTTGCGATTTGATCCAAAGTTTATTGAAAAATACGGCAACGAACGCGAAGGCACGCCACTTTTCAAGCTGGCCGACGATCCTCGGGTTACACGAGTTGGTCGATTTATCAGAAAGTGGAGCTTGGACGAGATTCCCCAGTTTTACGCCGTCTTCGCTGGCTCCATGAGTCTCGTTGGACCTCGACCCCACCTGCCTGAAGAAGTGGCTCGCTATAAACCCGGCGAGCGGCGCGTTTTGACCATTAAACCGGGCATTTCTGGTTTATCCCAAATTAGCGGGCGGGCAAACCTTGACTTTGAAGACGAAGTCCGCCTAGATATGTACTATATTGAGAACTGGAGCCCCTGGCTGGATCTCATTATCCTAATCAAAACACCGATTGCTGTGCTTTTTAGGAAAGGGGCATATTAG
- a CDS encoding glycosyltransferase, translated as MRVALVHDHLIQHGGAERVLSALQAIFPEAPTYTLFFDRDAMKADFGHKDIRTSFLQHIPGGKRFFRYLLPLMPSATESYDLSGFDVIISSASAFAKGIVTPTDSVHISYCHTPTRYLWSDAQSYVEELNAPKIVKWALPPVISLLRLWDKAAADRTDLFIANSKTVQNRIKKYYRRESEVINPPVDTARFFVSNNPKHYYLAGGRLVSYKRFDLVVEAFTKLGLPLKVFGSGPAEESLRKIAGPNVEFLGRVSDDERTRLFADAIAFINPQEEDFGLTVVEAMAAGRPVIAYQKGGATETVIEGVTGVFFNKQTVDALDEAVKNFDATKFDPAKIRQHAETFSTERFRRELLAFVENAYRKAYEDRH; from the coding sequence ATGCGTGTTGCGCTTGTCCATGACCATTTAATTCAGCACGGAGGCGCTGAACGTGTTCTTTCCGCGCTCCAGGCCATCTTTCCTGAAGCGCCTACCTACACGCTTTTTTTTGATCGTGATGCCATGAAGGCAGATTTTGGACACAAAGATATTCGGACTTCTTTTCTCCAACATATTCCCGGTGGCAAACGTTTCTTCCGCTATCTTCTCCCCCTCATGCCTTCAGCGACCGAGAGTTATGATCTCTCGGGTTTCGACGTCATCATTTCTTCGGCCAGTGCCTTCGCCAAAGGTATCGTGACGCCCACGGATAGCGTTCACATTTCATACTGTCATACGCCAACGAGATATCTATGGAGCGACGCCCAAAGCTACGTCGAAGAACTCAATGCGCCAAAGATTGTGAAGTGGGCACTCCCGCCGGTTATTTCATTGCTTAGACTTTGGGATAAAGCTGCTGCAGACCGAACCGATCTGTTCATTGCTAACTCGAAAACCGTTCAGAACCGCATCAAGAAGTATTACCGCCGCGAAAGCGAAGTTATTAATCCGCCGGTTGATACCGCACGCTTCTTTGTTTCGAATAACCCTAAACATTACTACCTCGCTGGCGGACGTCTTGTGTCCTACAAGCGGTTCGACCTCGTCGTCGAGGCGTTTACGAAGCTCGGGCTCCCACTCAAAGTCTTTGGCTCGGGTCCGGCTGAGGAATCGCTCCGCAAAATCGCCGGGCCGAATGTCGAATTTCTTGGTCGAGTATCTGACGATGAACGCACGCGCCTGTTTGCGGACGCAATCGCCTTCATTAACCCGCAAGAAGAAGATTTTGGCCTCACGGTTGTAGAAGCGATGGCAGCGGGCCGGCCGGTTATTGCGTATCAGAAGGGCGGAGCGACTGAGACCGTTATCGAAGGCGTGACGGGCGTGTTCTTCAATAAACAAACCGTCGACGCACTCGACGAAGCCGTGAAGAACTTCGACGCGACCAAATTCGATCCCGCAAAAATTCGACAGCACGCTGAAACCTTCTCAACTGAAAGATTCCGCAGAGAACTTCTCGCTTTTGTAGAAAACGCGTATCGTAAGGCGTATGAAGATCGCCATTGA
- a CDS encoding glycosyltransferase family 1 protein: MKIAIDGRSLLDERLTGVGTYTLNLITSLAELAPRDEFLVFVSGSFHTRNRAPIFKATNIKLVEAKIPNRLLSLLLILPLSPISLDSFLPEHVDAWLFPNHDAIVTHRPYIFTVHDLSFIHLPRFFSKKDKLVRKLQNIKAIATEARHILTPSRATADDVSSIYHLPAEQITITPLGLDHTHFVPREQPSDRTFRAAYDLNRPYILAAATIEPRKNFESVIEAYDAFRSRGGEALPLVILGKPGFGFERVKKTAQAAMFADDIRFLGFVPEKHKPALFRGASCFLFPSFYEGFGLPVLEAMASGVPVITSFTSSLPEIAGDAALYVDPFNVEDLTRALQILFDPTDGKTLRDLLTKKGIQRSKLFTWEKTAQKTLQALWQLEHKN, encoded by the coding sequence ATGAAGATCGCCATTGATGGCCGATCCTTGCTGGACGAACGCCTGACAGGGGTTGGTACATACACACTGAATCTCATCACTTCCCTGGCTGAACTGGCTCCCCGGGATGAATTTCTGGTTTTTGTAAGTGGCTCATTTCATACCCGGAACAGAGCACCCATTTTCAAGGCGACGAATATTAAGTTAGTCGAGGCCAAGATTCCTAATCGCCTTCTTTCCCTGCTCTTGATTCTTCCCTTGTCACCAATTTCCCTCGATTCTTTCCTCCCGGAACACGTCGATGCCTGGTTATTCCCCAACCACGATGCCATCGTTACTCACCGACCGTATATATTTACGGTTCATGATTTGAGTTTCATTCATCTTCCACGGTTTTTTTCTAAAAAAGACAAGCTGGTTCGCAAACTACAGAATATTAAAGCGATCGCAACAGAGGCCAGACACATTCTTACGCCCTCACGGGCGACTGCTGACGACGTATCGTCCATCTATCACCTCCCCGCTGAACAAATTACCATCACTCCACTCGGCCTAGACCACACCCATTTTGTCCCCCGCGAACAGCCTTCTGACCGCACTTTCAGGGCCGCCTATGATCTTAACCGACCGTACATTTTAGCCGCCGCAACGATCGAGCCGCGTAAAAACTTCGAAAGCGTCATCGAGGCCTACGATGCTTTCCGTTCCCGCGGCGGCGAAGCCTTGCCGCTCGTGATCCTAGGCAAACCAGGATTTGGATTTGAGCGCGTTAAAAAAACCGCCCAAGCGGCCATGTTTGCGGACGACATCCGCTTCCTTGGTTTTGTCCCTGAAAAACATAAACCTGCGCTCTTCCGCGGAGCTTCATGCTTTCTTTTTCCCTCTTTTTACGAAGGCTTCGGTCTTCCGGTTCTAGAGGCCATGGCTTCCGGGGTTCCCGTCATCACTTCTTTTACCAGCTCCCTCCCTGAAATTGCCGGAGACGCCGCTCTTTACGTTGATCCATTCAATGTCGAGGACCTCACGCGCGCTCTTCAAATACTTTTTGATCCCACAGACGGCAAAACCCTGCGCGACCTGCTCACAAAAAAAGGCATCCAACGTTCAAAGCTGTTTACCTGGGAAAAAACCGCTCAAAAAACCCTCCAAGCACTTTGGCAGCTCGAACACAAAAACTAG